The Anopheles gambiae chromosome 2, idAnoGambNW_F1_1, whole genome shotgun sequence genomic sequence GCACAACTAATTTGCCCCATTTGGTATTCATTAGCATGGGTGAGATTGTTATTTTCacaaaattttgtttgcttgcttccGGCACATGTTTTATTGCATCTCATCACACCGACTGAGCAATAGAGTAGAACTGTTATTTATCAATAACATTGCTTATTGGCAGGTTTGCTGCGAGCGACATGCTAAATGCATCCATGGTAAAGCCACTTCTGGTTTCTTGATTACACGGTGTGTCTTTGTCGAGTTCTCAAATTAGTAACATTTAGTTCCTGTATCGCACATATCATCGCTTCCCATTTGTTAGCCTTTATAGTTAATATTAATCGAATCATGAGCTTATTTATACCAGTCATCTAGCTGTTAAATACTTTTAAATATGTGAGCTATTGCTatttgatcgttttttttttcgtaactTGTATTTTAAGAATTACATTTTGTTCCAGTGCTTTGCTCAGATCATGCTCCCGAACGTGCTCTGCCAAACGTGTTCCGTGCGTTTCTGTGCATcgagttttttttcgattctttTTGTTCCAGCCTATGGAAGAAAACTgaacagaaaagaaagcaaaacattccATACTATATAGCGTGCTGCAACAGATAGCTATTGCAAAATAGATGGCCTGTTTTGGAAGAAAGCACTATAGATGGTtgctaaacaacaacaacaaacaacaaagagCAAGAAAAAGATAATATGAAACACGAAATCTCATAAAATGCTGTGCctataaataaatcaattacaCAATccctacaacaaaaaaacgtatgAAACAAATACGAAAGGATGCTCAGACACACTAAAACACATTACCAAAAAAGTCACGGATAGATGCCCGTTGATAGCCGTTTTAATCATAGTGAGGAGCGATACGAAAGTCAccaaaacgaaaacgaaatcaAAAACCAAACTCTCCTAAACCTTACAATCGTGTGTAGCGAAGAACAATAACCTAGGTCCTATTAAAACTATTGCAATGCACAACTCGCAAGCGAATGGTAGAACTGTTAATACTATATACCTTAGCAAACACTTAACCTTTGACCACCCTTCGCCATGCTGCGGGGCGGGGGATAGAGCTAACTGTTTTAGAGACACTCATGAACTATAGCTTAAACTTATTGAGAAGTTGGGAAAGTTGCGTTTATCTTAACGAGGGTGAAAGCAAACCGCTTCACCTTCATGCGGAGCTATGGCATTTTGCCCGATGGCAAACTCATCTGGCCTAAACACATATGCGAATCTCACTGTTAAAACTGCTCACTATTGGTTCCTTGTAATCCGCTAGCACTTAATTATTATTGGTTTAAATTACTACCGAGAATTTTCCCACTTCGATGGACTGCTTCCATCGCCCTAAAAGGAAGCACagacgcaaacaaacaaaaaccacataAACGCACATTAAAGAATAGAAAAGATATGGTACGCTACAATCGAGCGAAGCAGGTTAAAGAAAAACTCTTTTAAAACCACAATCCGAGCCCTTTTAATGCGGAATAGCCGTAAAAAAGCCTAGTTAGCGCCTTTGGGAGTGTGTTGATCGCGGTATACGCAGAGTTTGAAAATTGAAGCGCAGTACGAGCAGACAAATGTAGCATGATAATGGTGGTCGATGTCGTTAGTAGCGCCCCAACCTATGCTGGCTAGACTTGGAATGGCTTAAACGCTTTGCCAAAGCTAATTGGTGAAACAGATTGTGCAACAACATGTTACAGCAAACCAGAAAGACTGTATAATACAAAGGGTCGGAATGCGGGTAGAGGAGCAGCATAGTGGAGAGAGCTTACTGAAGACAGGGAAGTCACACCCTGGaagattatttttgtttatcaatATCTGAATCGCTTGATCCGGCGAATGTccctcagtgtgtgtgtatgtgtactttaTCGTGAAACTACCACCTAACTTACTGGTTGCGTTGCTTAACGTGCATGTACATAATTTCAACAATCAGCGCCAGCGCATTCGTTCGTTTACAGGGGAACTTGTTTATTGCATTACATTGGGTTTGCTCTGAAGAATCATTAGAAAGCAACATTCTAATCCAGCATTTTGGGAGCATTGGTAGCCGGGAGGAAGTGTAGGAAAAATAGCTTATTATCTACCATATATTATGGTAACATCTGGCAGCTTATCAGTTCACGGTTGTGGCACTACCTAACAAACTCAACAAACCCAACGCCCAATCGGATCGCTCGCAGGATCGACTCATTTCGTCACGTTTACGTGGACGTCTGTAATTTAAGGCACGTGATATTTATGTTCTATCTTCACCACAGCACCTCTCTATAAGGTGAGCGAGGTTATAATTTAAAGATGATGGAAACCAAACGAAAGAAAGGAATGAAACCCAGCTAACTACGGTACGGAGTTGGAAATTGAATCGTGTATGAATCGGGTGACGACATATTGTTGAACAATGATACCGCGTTTGTCGGAGTTCTCTGCAAAAAGTAATAACAAAATCGCATAACaataaaaccaaccaaaaaaaaatgcatcaaaaatTGCGTAATCAGTGTTCGTTTCATATTaaaattttgctttttctcaTTCGCAGTTCCATTCGCAGGAAGCAAGTGAAACCACTGCCTAATAGACCACTGTGTGGTGTATCGTTGCAGTGATATTGGCCCGCTGCTTTGCATCTGAGCATGGCTCCGGTCGATGAgcaattgaattaattcaacCACGAGCAGAGCACCACGCGGACAATGCAATCCAAGCGATCgtgctggtgatgatgatcgtttAGTTAGACGACCCGCGGGGAAACGTTCGAACCGCGTCGGGAGCGAAAAAGAAGCGCCAAGAAGAAGCTAACTGACCGGAAATGGGTAGAGTAAGGAACAAGAACACCGCAACGAAGCAAACAAATCAGACTTTCCATAAGTGAAAGTATGAGAGACAGcagaatagagagagagagagagcgagagagtatTTGATTctgttttcaagcatcatttAATAATCCTTTGGTACGGGGCGCAATCAACGCGGATGGTGGTGCGTGCGCCCAGTGTTGTGTACACCACCATGTGTCTGCAAATGTTGCGCAGACCAGCGATGTACGATGGAAGGTTGTTAATAAATAGGGCCGGGCGCGCATGATATGGCGGTGGTTGGTGATGCCCGGACGATGCATCAAACCAGAAAACAAATACCGATAGTTTGTTTGCATCCCGTCCGCAGGCGGGGGTGAGGAAGCCGGCTAAGATGTTCCTACGGGTTGCGGGTTGCGTGTGCGTAATGGTATATGCGTGTGTGAATGTTGCAATAAATTAATCCAAGCCCATCGACGGGTGGCATTTTCGATGTTCGCGTGGTACGTGTGACGGTGCTCCGTTTGGTGCGCGGGGCTTACTTCTTGAGTGAAGCAATGAACGGCTCCAGCAGGAAGATCAGCTCGACCTGTCCCTCCACGTCCAGCTTGTCCTGGGCGAGGGCCTCCTTGGCCGGCATGGCACCGGTGCCGAGGGCGAACATGATGTCATCCTCCATGGTAAGGGTGGCCTCGGCCGGACCATCGCCCTCGGTCAGCTTGACCGCCTTCAGGTCCAGCACCCAGGTCTTGACGACCGTGCCGTTCTGCTGGATGCGGAACTTGTACACCTGCTGCACCTGGCGGTTGTTCGGGTCGATGCTCTCCAGACGCTTGGCAATACGctcgaagacgggatcggacTTGAGGGCCATTTTGCAGATTTTGTTGGGGAGGGTGTTGAGGCTTTTAAACTTTAAAagtagaagaacaaaaaacacgcacacacacacacacacaatcacaaaaTTAGTAAAGTAGCACCAAACTCCGGTCAACTGCACGGTTGTCTCGTGTAATTGAGTTAGACCGTTAGTCACTGTTGCACAAAGTTCAATTGGACCAGAGCTGAGAACTGAGAGCGCACACTTACCAATAGCTGACGGACACGCTGGGCTGATGGACAGTACCAAACTGATGAGAGTGTCCCGGATGGACCTGCCTATTTAAACGCAACCCATTGCAACGTGGACGACATGTGTGTGCAAGGGTGTgcaagtgtatgtgtgtgggtgtgggtaGTACGAGATATAGTACGAGAGAGTACGCCGGTGATATGTACCCGTTCGCATGATGGTACGGAGAGGTGCCGTTATCACGAAACGGGGTAACCGCGAGGAGGATCTGCACCAATCCCGACCACCGGCGGGTCGAAAGGGAAGACTTAATTCGATAGATTAGACGACACAATGGGAGATATCGTTGtgagttttttattttttatttttcgtttgctcTCTACCCCAACCGGCAAAGGAACAGGTCAAGTCCACGGATGCACAAGCGTATGAACGTgtgcgtttgtatgtgtatgtgtgtgcgaaatGTGCGAAATGTATGTGTGACTGGATGTGCTCTTCGACCTTTTGGCGGAGCTGCATTTGTGTGAGGTATATGGTTGGCCGGTTACTAAGCATCCGGCGTGTGTTGGACGTCTGGCAGGTGCAATTGCATCCGAAGTGAAGAAGAATTGAAATATGTATGTACTTTTTACgttttactctcttttttgAATACTTTCCTTTTGTACAAATGAAgctggagggttttttttacagcGTTTGTTCTGTTTCTTATAGCTTAGTGGCTTAGTGGCTAAAATACTGTAGTACAAATTGTACTAAAATTTATCGTTactttgaaataatttaaactaaAATTATTCTTTCAGACTGAGAAATGATGAAAGATAAACAACAGCGACGTTTCAGTTCAATTTAGTATGCATATTTTTGCTTTAAAGCGTTACGCATTTCATGTTTATGTACAGGTTATAGTTTAATGCTCAATTATTCTTCGTGGTCGTAAGCAATGGCGTATTAACTCGAGCAGAGTCCCTAAGCGATCACACGAATGTAGGCCTTTTTGAAGTGTTAATCGAGAAATTGTAATTCTAGACTAGAGAAGGATTGAAAAGCAAATTTACTTGTGAGCGGGATCCCTTTTTTCTACGGCCGCTTAGTTTGCGTAGTGCTTAATCCGCCTCTGATCTTAAGGATCATACGTGAATTTACTAACAATAGTGAAAATCTAATCATgacaaaaataatgaattttaaCGGATGAGTTTTGGTTTGTATTTCAGCTAAATGTAGTTGAGATTAGTTCAGCTTAGTTTAAATTGTCTTAGCTTATTCCAATTTTTGGCGTCTTTGCTGGAAGTTCAATATCATTATGATGGGTATGCTCATGACTCGATGCATACAGTATATAATTAGTTGAGCTTTTAAGTAGGATGACCCTTTCGTAACTATCACAACACTGGAAGTTGCAGGtgaattgtttaattattctGAATATCATCATTTGTTTGAGAGCTACCTCGATTTCAAACGCTTGAACCTCGCCATTTGATTACAATTTCATCACAAAATCTTATGCAACGCAGCTGAGGTTGGTGtagttttcttctttcctaGCAAAACATAAACGGTTGTTCTTATTTAATGATacagtttattttttgccGCCCCGTTGGATGAGTCTTCTTTTCCAACTGCACCGATTAGCTCACCGGTACCTGGCACCTGGTgcaaaaatagcaacaaaaaggaaaaaaacagcagtTTACCCCGAAAAAAGCAGCCGACATCGCTAGTATCGCTGCAAGAGTGCTAAGGCGTGGAGCcataaatcaaaatcaaaagtcTGCCGATCGTCGATAACGAACTAGGTGCTGGAAgtacactctctttctcttgcctCTTCAAAGGCCTACTCGACGCGACCGGCGGCCAAGAGATAGTAGATCGCTTTACTACACTAGCCAGCTTTAGTGCTTAATTCATGAAGCAAACTGATTAATGCTTTTGTAATTCTTCTAGCATTAGGAACCACTAGTTTAATTCGTTATAAAATTATGTACCATTTTTATACTAGCAAACCATAGAATACTGATTCAAAGTGCTCTTTTAAATCGATAGAGCTACTATTCGtgtgatgtaaaaaaaacaactctttGCTGACTCGAATGCAGCTGGCTGTATTTCGGCTTAGCCTCGATAAGATAACTTTAAAATAAAGCGAACA encodes the following:
- the LOC1273767 gene encoding peroxisomal multifunctional enzyme type 2, which produces MALKSDPVFERIAKRLESIDPNNRQVQQVYKFRIQQNGTVVKTWVLDLKAVKLTEGDGPAEATLTMEDDIMFALGTGAMPAKEALAQDKLDVEGQVELIFLLEPFIASLKK